The Styela clava chromosome 10, kaStyClav1.hap1.2, whole genome shotgun sequence genome window below encodes:
- the LOC120337158 gene encoding uncharacterized protein LOC120337158, translating into MSDPTGIAYLKTFQALYQLGELVVGLVTWAMLASQPSYIFHGPLQFALGVLILAWIMTLLFFVTYITGFHVRINAFFSSRSSASNVESGETTAGSLAPLSGSTVPQIRWFVMEYFVYLVMSLFLFVALICMTSQTHHNGVWIGACVIGWALAIMYEIHFCLLFRNVEASWPHEWCFSCFRNCNTGQTTKSEKESLVASEAGTSATQP; encoded by the exons atGAGCGATCCGACTGGAATTGCATATTTGAAGACATTCCAAGCTTTGTATCAGCTGGGAGAGTTGGTCGTTGGTTTAGTGACTTGGGCAATGCTTGCTTCACAGCcttcatatatttttcatggaCCTCTACAATTTGCTCTCGGAGTTCTGATTTTGGCTTGGATAATGACATT ATTATTTTTCGTTACTTATATCACCGGATTTCACGTCCGAATCAATGCATTCTTTTCATCTCGCTCATCAGCCAGTAACGTCGAAAGCGGTGAAACCACAGCCGGATCTCTAGCGCCACTCTCCGGATCCACTGTTCCACAAATTCGATGGTTCGTCATGGAATATTTCGTGTATCTTGTAATGAGCTTATTCCTGTTTGTGGCATTGATATGTATGACATCACAAACCCATCACAATGGAGTATGGATCGGTGCGTGCGTCATCGGCTGGGCATTGGCTATCATGTACGAAATACACTTTTGTCTACTGTTTCGTAACGTCGAAGCTTCGTGGCCTCATGAATGGTGTTTCTCTTGCTTCCGTAATTGCAATACTGGGCAAACCACTAAATCTGAAAAAGAATCTCTCGTAGCTTCTGAAGCCGGTACATCGGCAACCCAGccctaa
- the LOC120337155 gene encoding solute carrier family 2, facilitated glucose transporter member 5-like — protein MASGVDEKQNGKIETELRDEAIELLEMKSKENGKEKEISEREDDEDTEVTLQLQNSSYCTTILLMTIIATVPMINYGLTCLNPTIPVLQEMYNNTYMSRYSEPMPDSTWEMLKALTMSMIVAGSFVGSLSLKSVLMFLSRKQCMIAVHGINILGALIICLGAGLSKAYEPMIIGRFVMGLANGLALGLIPVIIGETCVKSRCAVYDGLIGVLLAIGALFGVILGWSEVFGTPELWPLIIITPAIPSAIYITMSRWITDTPYYIMRNGDRAELMKTMVKLRDGPESAVAAEIRSMMGAQMTRRSESLLENNYDQSTEQKQTSQDITLKTVWTTEEYRRQFVMVLLLFANLMLNGLNNVLFFSDSIFLEAGIKPDYVTVVTVGVFLFQVLSTLPGSYILHHMGSWKLCIIGNIIMIVGHILVVASLATYETVPGMSYLAIVGVAVYLLGFAGGENIGLFPLVSELTTEVTRPICVNFGCAMLWFTGWLVGFMATYFQKWMGAYSFLVWMGFTILFTIYIAVMVPNTKNKTSDEIQQHFKKQ, from the exons ATGGCGAGTGGTGTCGACGAAAAACAGAATGGAAAAATAGAAACTGAATTACGGGATGAAGCTATTGAATTACTGGAAATGAAATCGAAAGAAAACGGGAAGGAAAAAGAGATTTCTGAAAGAGAAGATGACGAAGATACAGAAGTCACACTTCAG CTTCAAAATTCAAGTTATTGCACAACAATTCTTCTGATGACGATAATAGCGACTGTACCAATGATCAATTACGGATTAACCTGCCTGAATCCGACGATTCCTGTCCTGCAAGAGATGTATAACAACACGTATATG TCTCGATATTCCGAACCAATGCCGGATTCTACATGGGAGATGTTGAAAGCTCTAACTATGTCAATGATCGTTGCCGGATCTTTCGTTGGATCACTCAGTCTAAAATCTGTGTTGATGTTTCTCAGCAGGAAGCAATGCATGATCGCTGTACATGGAATCAACATTTTGG GTGCTCTCATCATATGCCTTGGTGCAGGACTCAGTAAAGCCTACGAACCAATGATAATCGGGAGATTCGTGATGGGATTGGCGAACGGACTTGCACTCG GCCTTATACCAGTGATCATAGGCGAAACGTGTGTGAAGTCCAGATGTGCAGTCTACGATGGACTGATTGGCGTATTACTTGCAATCGGAGCACTGTTTGGCGTCATATTGGGATGGTCAGAG GTGTTCGGAACTCCTGAACTATGGCCTTTAATCATCATAACCCCGGCAATACCATCTGCAATTTATATCACAATGTCTCGCTGGATAACAGACACGCCGTATTACATCATGAGAAACGGAGACAGAGCCGAACTCATGAAAACTATGGTGAAATTGCGGGATGGACCAGAG TCAGCAGTGGCTGCCGAAATCAGGAGCATGATGGGAGCACAAATGACCAGGCGATCGGAATCTTTATTAGAAAACAATTATGACCAATCTACAGAGCAGAAACAAACTTCTCAAGACATCACTCTGAAGACCGTGTGGACGACTGAAGAATATAG ACGTCAGTTTGTCATGGTTCTTCTACTATTTGCCAATTTGATGTTGAACGGACTCAACAACGTCTTATTCTTTTCTGATTCTATATTTTTGGAAGCTGGAATCAAACCCGACTATGTCACCGTAGTTACTGTCGGCGTATTCCTCTTTCAAGTGTTATCAACGCTCCCTGGG TCTTACATTCTCCACCACATGGGTTCTTGGAAGCTATGCATCATCGGAAACATTATCATGATAGTTGGACATATCCTCGTAGTAGCAAGTCTGGCAACGTATGAAACAGTGCCAGGAATGTCGTATTTGGCTATTGTTGGAGTCGCCGTGTATTTGCTTGG ATTCGCGGGCGGAGAAAATATCGGTTTATTTCCACTTGTCAGTGAATTAACAACTGAAGTTACGAGACCAATCTGCGTTAACTTTGGTTGCGCAATGCTATGGTTTACTGGATGGTTGGTCGGATTTATGGCAACGTATTTTCAG AAATGGATGGGCGCCTACAGTTTCCTAGTATGGATGGGCTTTACAATTCTGTTTACAATCTACATTGCTGTAATGGTTCCTAACACAAAAAACAAGACATCTGATGAGATACAGCAACATTTTAAAAAGCAATAG